One genomic window of Henckelia pumila isolate YLH828 unplaced genomic scaffold, ASM3356847v2 CTG_38, whole genome shotgun sequence includes the following:
- the LOC140871064 gene encoding uncharacterized protein, translating to MKRIFLEKYFSASRAANIKKEIYGIKKFAGESLPEYWERFKKSMLDAASGGVFVEKTPVQAMNLIENMAANSQQFCTNRSDHAPKKRNEVNVSSLEQQLIELTFLVCQMAVGNGQTAKAWGICTAVGHDTDMYPTLQEDSVEQVNATGGFPGPPQRKYDPYSNTYNLGESILKVKEKEIDASSKKEQNEEPKLDDKETTQEEAPQGTSICEVFKGIVHSKKEINTERMSESGVGGEVEEIVNTLNSAPKLPQLGNLAYLSLPVSNTRRLPSVLQAPVIELKTLPKHIKYVFLGEGETLPVIISNSLDAEQEEKLVAVLKEHKIAIGQWVSPVQVVPNKIRITVVNNKDDELVLTRIQKGWRIEIAREDQEKTTFTCPFGTFAYRPLVLKRRVKTNLVLNSEKCHFTVEQVIVLGHVVSSKGFYRRYIQDFAKIASPMCKLLQKDVPFEFDEPYKTSFDKLKDSLALAPIIQQSDWSKPFEIMCDASDYAIGAVLGQKSWESIKEAKPRLIRWILLLSEFDVEIKDKRGTENRVADHLSRLVHIEEELSLREEFSDEQLFSARTVLPWYTHIVNYLVTNGFFSEFSKAQRDKVRSDAKYFVWDDPYLWKHYANQVIRRCVPASEELEEIRNDAYVSSKIYKEKTKAFHDKMISRREFEVGQKVLLYHSRLQLFSGKLRSRWIGPFVITNVFPQGAVEIQNLETSKIFKVNGQLLKHYHEGVQANDGEDAQDFTLDAPPEIA from the exons ATGAAGAGGATttttctggaaaaatatttctcaGCTTCTAGAGCAGCAAATATCAAAAAGGAAATATATGGGATCAAGAAATTTGCAGGGGAATCACTTCctgaatactgggagcggttcaaaaa GAGTATGTTagatgcggccagtggaggagtttttgtggaaaAAACTCCAGTACAAGCAATGAACTTGATCGAAaacatggctgccaattctcaacaattttgCACCAACAGGAGTGATCATGCACCTAAGAAGCGTAATGAGGTAAATGtatcttcccttgaacaacaattgaTTGAACTGACGTTTCTTGTATgtcaaatggctgtagggaatgggcAAACTGCAAAGGCATGGGGGATTTGTACTGCAGTGGGACATGATACTGACATGtatcccacacttcaagaggatTCAGTGGAACAGGTGAATGCTACtggcggatttcctggaccaccacagcggaaATATGATCCATATTCCAATACATACAATctag GCGAATCAATCTTGAAAGTAAAGGAGAAGGAAATTGATGCTTCGTCCAAGAAGGAGCAAAATGAAGAGCCAAAACTGGATGATAAAGAAACAACTCAGGAAGAAGCGCCAcaag gtacctctaTATGCGAAGTTTTTAAAGGAATTGTGCACAGCAAAAAGGAAATAAACACTGAGAGGATGTCAGAAAGTGGAGTTGG TGGAGAAGTGGAAGAAATTGTGAACACTCTGAACAGTGCCCCTAAGCTACCTCAATTAGGTAATCTTGCTTATCTCTCTTTACCAGTTTCCAATACTCggcgtcttccatctgttttgcaggctcCAGTTATTGAACTGAAAACGCTGCCCAAACATattaagtatgttttccttggagaaggagaaacattgCCAGTTATCATCTCCAATAGTTTGGATGCCGAACAAGAAGAGAAACTCGTCGCGGTTCTAAAGGAGCACAAGAttgctattgg tcagtgggtcagtcctgTCCAAGTGGTTCCCAATAAAATCAGGATTACTGTGGTGAATAACAAGGATGATGAGTTGGTTCTCACCCGCATTCAAAaagggtggagg attgaaattGCACGagaagatcaggagaagacgaCATTCACTTGCCCGTTCGGCACCTTTGCGTACCGAC CTCTAGTCCTTAAGAGGCGTGTCAAAACCAACCTagttttaaattctgaaaaatgtcattttacgGTTGAGCAAGTTATTGTTTTAGGTCATGTTGTCTCATCTAAAG gtttttacaggagataTATTCAGGACTTTGCCAAGATCGCATCGCCCATGTGCAAACTGTTGCAGAAAGATGTcccatttgagtttgatgagccATACAAAACGTCGTTTGACAAACTTAAGGACTCATTGGCTTTGGCACCAATCATCCAACAATCGGACTGGAGCAAACCATTTgaaatcatgtgtgatgccagcgactaCGCTATAGGAGCGGTTTTGGGACagaaaagttgggaaagcatc aaggaggcgAAGCCAAGATtgataagatggatactactcttgagcgaatttgatgtggaaatcaaAGATAAAAGAGGAACAGAGAATCGAGTAGCTGACCACTTGAGCCGTCTGGTTCATATTGAAGAGGAGCTGAGCTTGCGAGAAGAATTTTCTGATGAACAACTATTTTCAGCGAGAACAGTATTACCTTGGTACACACACATTgtaaattatttagttactaatgggtttTTCTCTGAATTCTCCAAAGCGCAAAGAGATAAGGTCCGAAGCGATGCTAAGTACTTTGTGTGGGATGACCCttacttgtggaaacactacgctaatcaagtcatacgacgatGTGTACCAGCAAGCGAG GAGTTAGAAGAGATACGCAATGATGCATATGTCAGTTCCAAGATTTACAAGGAAAAGACAAAGGCcttccatgacaagatgatTTCTAGAAGGGAGTTTGAAGTCGGTCAAAAAGTCCttctatatcactcacgacttcaGTTATTCTCAGGTAAGTTGCGTTCCAGATGGATTGGACCTTTTGTTATTACTAATGTGTTTCCTCAAGGTGCAGTTGAGATTCAAAACTTGGAGACCTCGAAGATATTCAAGGTTAATGGACAACTATTGAAACATTATCATGAAGGGGTCCAAGCAAATGACGGCGAGGACGCGCAAGATTTCACACTCGATGCTCCGCCAGAAATTGCATAA